Proteins from a single region of Mustela erminea isolate mMusErm1 chromosome X, mMusErm1.Pri, whole genome shotgun sequence:
- the LOC116583312 gene encoding small integral membrane protein 10-like protein 2A isoform X1: MAASAALSAAAAAAALSGLAVRLSRSAAAHGSYGAFCKGLTRTLITFFDLAWRLRMNFPYFYVVASVMLNVRLQEPVFVGGDPPLPWPGRETTIPAQRRPLGPVLPGELRGKGPSPGGEKGPSRQRHRPLG; encoded by the exons ATGGCGGCGTCGGCTGCTCtgtcggcggcggcggcggcggcggccctgTCGGGCCTGGCGGTGCGGCTGTCGCGCTCAGCGGCGGCCCACGGCTCGTACGGCGCCTTCTGCAAGGGGCTGACGCGCACGCTGATCACCTTCTTCGACCTGGCCTGGCGGCTGCGCATGAACTTCCCCTACTTCTACGTGGTGGCCTCGGTGATGCTCAACGTCCGCCTGCAG gAACCAGTCTTCGTAGGTGGTGACCCACCCCTTCCGTGGCCTGGTCGAGAGACTACCATCCCTGCCCAGAGGCGGCCCCTGGGCCCAGTGCTGCCTGGGGAGCTGCGGGGCAAAGGGCCTAGCCCgggaggagagaaaggacctTCCAGGCAGAGGCACCGGCCGCTGGGGTAG
- the LOC116583312 gene encoding small integral membrane protein 10-like protein 2A isoform X2 — protein MAASAALSAAAAAAALSGLAVRLSRSAAAHGSYGAFCKGLTRTLITFFDLAWRLRMNFPYFYVVASVMLNVRLQVRIE, from the coding sequence ATGGCGGCGTCGGCTGCTCtgtcggcggcggcggcggcggcggccctgTCGGGCCTGGCGGTGCGGCTGTCGCGCTCAGCGGCGGCCCACGGCTCGTACGGCGCCTTCTGCAAGGGGCTGACGCGCACGCTGATCACCTTCTTCGACCTGGCCTGGCGGCTGCGCATGAACTTCCCCTACTTCTACGTGGTGGCCTCGGTGATGCTCAACGTCCGCCTGCAGGTGCGGATCGAGTGA